The genomic region GTGGACGAGGCCGATGTGACGGTGCTGGACGGTGGCCTGCCGACCGAGCGGCTGCAGCTGCGGATCCGGGCGGCGGACGGCGAGATCGCCGACCGCTACCTGGAGGAGTGGGTGCTGGAACACCTGCTGACCTCGCATGTGACGCTCAGTCAGGTGACCGCCGGCGTGCCGGACGCGGTCGAGGTCGTGGCCGAGGGCGCCGACTGCTGGTCGGCGCCCTGACCCCGAGCGGGTTCTGCTGTCGGAGCGGTCAGGCGCGGGCCACCCGAGCGGCCCGGGCCTCGGCGGCGACGGCGGCGGCCACCGCCGGCGCCACCCGCGGGTCGAAGGGGCTCGGCACGATGTGGTCGGCCGTCAGGTCGTCACCGACGATGTCGGCGATCGCGGCCGCGGCGGCCAGCTTCATGCCCTCGGTGATGGTGCGGGCCCGCACGTCCAGGGCGCCGCGGAAGACGCCGGGGAAGGCCAGCACGTTGTTGATCTGGTTGGGGAAGTCGCTGCGACCGGTGGCCACCACCGCCGCGTGCTTGCGGGCCGCCTCGGGGTGGATCTCCGGGGTGGGGTTGGAGAGCGCGAAGACGATCGCCCCCGGTGCCATCGCCGCCACCGCCTCCTCGGCCACCGTGGCGCCGGAGAGGCCGATGAAGACGTCGGCGCCGCGCAGCGCCTGCTCGGTGGAGCCGGTGTAGCCGGCCTTGTTGCTCTCGGCGGCGAGCTTGGCCTTGACCGGGTTCAGGTCGGTGCGGCTCGGGTGCAGCATCCCCTTGCTGTCGGAGACCGCGATGTCGCCGATCCCCGCCTGCAGCAGGATCCGGGCCACCGCGATGCCGGAGGCCCCGGCGCCGGCCACCACGGCCCGCAGCGCGGAGAGCGGCCGGCCGGTCACCTTGGCGGCGTTGCGCAGTGCGGCGAGCGTGACGATGGCGGTGCCGTGCTGGTCGTCGTGGAAGACCGGGATGTCGATCTCCTCGCGCAGCCGGTCCTCGATCTCGAAGCAGCGCGGCGCGCTGATGTCCTCCAGGTTGATGCCGCCGAAGCTCGGCGCGAGGTTGCGCACCGTCCGGACGATCTCGTCCACGTCGGTGGTGGCCAGCGCGAGCGGCACCGAGTCGACGCCGGCGAACTCCTTGAACAGGATGGCCTTGCCCTCCATCACCGGCAGCGAGGCGGCCGGGCCGATGTCGCCCAGGCCCAGCACCGCGGTGCCGTCGGTGACCACCGCGACGGTGTTGGCCGCCCAGGTGTAGCGGTGGGCCAGCTCGGGGCGCTCGGCGATCGCCGAGCTGACGCGAGCGACGCCCGGGGTGTAGGCCAGCGAGAGGTCGTCGGCGTCGCGCAGCGCGATGGTCGAGCGGATCTCCATCTTGCCGCCCCGGTGCAGTTCGAAGACGGGCTCGGCGTAGGGCCGGATCGGGGCCGCGTGCTGGGCCTCCGACGGGGTCTCTGAGGTGGTCTCGAGCTGGGTCTCGACGGTCGTCTCAATGATCGTCTCGATGGTCGTCTCGGCGGTCATCTTGGGCCTCCAGTGCGGGAGTTGAGGGTTTGTCGGGAGCTGCTGCAGTTACGAAATTAGCATAAGAGCTCTTATATTCAACGGGTTTGCGATGTCTCTTCCGATCCGGACAGTGGTCAGATCGGACATGTTAGGCTGACGTGGTCGTCCGCGACTTGAGCGGACGCTTTCGGAACAGGGAGGGGAACCATGTACCAGATCGCCGTGGCCTTCGAGATTCCCGCCGACCGGCGGGAGGAGTTCATCGCCGCAGCACTGGAGGACGGCCGCAACTCCGCGGCCGACGAACCGGGCACCCTGCGCTTCGAGTTGGTCGAGGACGCGGAACAGCCGAACCGCTTCTACCTCAACGAGGCCTACACCGACGAGGCGGCCTTCGACGTGCACTGCGAAGGACCGCACTTCGCGCGGTTCTTCGAGCTGATCAAGGACTACGCCGAGGGCCCGACCTGGCTGGTCCGGGGTACCCGGATCACCGACTCGGTGCCGCACCAGGTCGGCTGACGTCCAGTCGGAAACGCGAGGTGGCCCCGGAGCTCAGGCTCCGGGGCCACCTTCACGTTCAGGCCGCGTCCGACAGCTCGGCCGGCACCTCGGCCACCGGGCCGAGCACGGCGGTCAGTTCGGCCGCCAGCCGCTGGGTGTCCCGGGCGTGCCCGTGCGCGGCGACGTGCCCGTCGGGACGCACCAGGTAGAAGCCCGGCTGGCCGCAGCCGGTGTGCTTGGCGGCCCGGCTGCGCGGCAGGCGGACCACCCGCACCTGCGGGCGCTCGGCGGCCAGCCGCTCGACCTCGGCGAGCCACTTCGGGTCGCCGCCCGGCAGCACGGCCACCGTCCAGTTCAGCGGGTCGGTGCCCGGACCGGCCAGACCGGCCGCGATGGCCAGCGGACGGGGCAGCACCGCGCCGACCTTGAGGCCGCCGGGCAGCTGGGAGCGGACCTTGCACAGGGTCTGACCGGCCGGCAGCTGGGTCTCGCGGACCGGCGGGTAGGAGAGCCGGCGGCCCGCCATCACCGGACCGTAGAGCTTGGAGAAGATCCCGGAACGGTCGGCCACCTTGAACGCGGCGTCCCGGGCCAGCACCTTGGCGGGCGTCTTGGCCAGCCAGGCCCGGGTCTGGATGTCGGTGTCCCGGACCACCCGCTGGGCGACCGCGGAGCGCTCCGGCCCGTAGCTCAGCAGCAGGTCGCTGGGCGCCTCCCGGTGCAGCACCGCGGCCAGCTTCCAGGCCAGGTTGTGCGCGTCCTGCAGACCGGTGTTGAGGCCCTGGCCGCCGGCCGGGCTGTGCACGTGCGCGGCGTCGCCGATCAGGAAGACCCGGCCGAGCTGGAAGTCGCCGGCGTGCCGGGCGTGCACCCGGAAGACGGACTGCCAGACCGGCTCACCGATGGTGACGCCCTGCGGGCCGCGCTCGTCCACGATCTCCTGCATCCGCTCGACGCTGACCTGCTCGCCGGGGGCCAGGCTGGAGAAGAACCGGAAGACGCCGTCCGGCAGCGCCACGATCACCAACGCGCCCTTGGGGGACTGGTAGTAGAGCGCCTGGTCGGGCGGCAGCTCGCCCTCGATCTTGGCGTCCACCAGGGCGAACGCGGTCTCGTAGGTGCTGCCGTTGAAGCCGGTGCCGATCTGCCCGCGCACCGCGCTGCCGGCGCCGTCCGCGCCGATCACGAAGGGCACCCGGGTCCGCTCGATCCGACCGTCCGCGTGCTCCAGCACCGCGGTGACGCCGTCGGTGGCGTCGATCCGGCCGGAGAAGTCCATGCCGTCGAAGCAGAGCAGCCGGACCCCGCGCTCGACCTTGCCGCCCAGCTCGTGCAGCCGGTCCGCGATGACCCGCTCGGTGGAGCTCTGCGGCAGGCAGAGCGGGGCCAGGTCCTCGCCGAACTCGAAGGTGGCCAGCGGCTCCCGGTCGGAGAAGTAGCTGAAGGCGTTGATCTGCAGGGCGGCCTCGCGGGCCGCGCCCAGCACGCCCAGGTCCTCCAGCAGGTCCAGGGTGCGCGGCCACAGCAGCAGCGCCTTGGGGAACGGGCTGGCCTCCGGCGCCCGGTCGATGATCCGCACCCGCACGCCCCGGCGGAGCAGCTCGCAGGCCGCCATCATGCCGGTCGGGCCACCGCCGACGATCAGGACGTCGACGTCGGACTGGGTCTTCGATGCCTCGAACATGTGAGCTGACTCCTCGTCAGAACGGTTGGACTGATCAGTGGATGGCGGCGCCAAGGCAGCGCACGGCCCTGTCTGCTCTGCGATGCTCTGCAGATTGACGATGACTCTAAGATATCTTATGGTTCTAGTCATCTGACAAGTGCTCAGAAGATTGATGGAAGAGGAGAGTGGGATGAGCGTACTGACGCAGCAGCGCCGGGCGAACCCGCCCAAGGCGCGGCCCTCGGGTGGCCTGTCCACCCTGATCGCGGTGGCCCTGGCCAGCGTGATGCTGCCGCTCACGGTCACCGGACCCGCCGTGGCGCTGCCCAAGCTGGCCACCGATCTGGCGGCCGGTGTCGGGGCGGCCCAGTGGGTGCAGAACGCCTACGGTGTTACTTTCGCGGCATTCCTGCTGGCGGCCGGCGGCCTCGGCGACCGGTTCGGTCGCAAGCGGATCCTGGTCCTCGGCAGCTGGCTCTTCCTGGCGATGTCGCTGGTCTGCGGCCTGGTCTCGAACATCGTGCTGATCGACCTGGCCCGCGCGGTCCAGGGTGTCGGCGCGGCCGGCGTGCTCACCAGCGGTGCGGCGATCCTGGCCGCCTCGTTCGAAGGACACGCCCGCACCAAGGCTTTCGGGGTACTCGGTGCCTCTTTCGGTTTCGGCCTGGCGCTCGGCCCGCTGGTGGCGGGCGCACTGGTCGGCAGCATCGGCTGGCGCGCGGTCTTCCTGATGAACGTGGTGCTCGGCGTGGTCGTGCTGTCGCTGCTCCCCAAGGTCCGCGAGTCGCGTGACCCCAACCCCGGACGGGTCGACTGGGGCGGCCTGGTGACCTTCAGCGGCAGCCTCTTCCTGCTCGCCATGTTCTTCGTGCAGGGCCCCGAGCAGGGTTGGGCCAGCCCCACCGCGATCGGTTCGCTGATCGGCTTCGCCGTCTTCATGCTGCTCTTCGTGCTGGTCGAAGGGCGCGTCCAGCGCCCGATGTTCGACCTCTCGCTGTTCAAGCGGCCGACCTTCATCGTGGTGGTCTGCCAGCCCTTCACCATCACCTTCGGCTTCGTGGTGCTGCTGGTCTACCTGCCCCAGTACTTCCAGGGCGTCGGCTCGCTGAGCGCCACCGCCGCCGGTGCGGTGCTGCTGCCGCTGACCATCCCGGTGCTGGCGCTGCCGCTGGTCGCCGGACGGATCGCCACCCGGGTTCCGCTGCGGGTGATGCTCGCCGCCAGCTCGGCGCTGATCGCCGCCGGGTCGCTCTGGCTGGTCGTCCTGCAGCCCTCCTCCGGCCTGTCCGGACTGATCGGCCCGCTGGCCGTCTTCGGGATCGGTGTCGGCAGTGCCTTCGGTGTGATGGACAACGCCGCGGTCAGCGTGGTGCCGGTCGAGCGGGCCGGCGTGGCCTCCGGCATCTTCAACACCATGCGGATCACCGGCGAGTCGATCGCCATCGCCGGCGCCGGCGCCCTGCTGGCCAGCCTGGCCGGCAACCGACTGCACGGCGTGGTGCCGGGGCTGAGCCCTGCCCAGGAGCAGAAGCTGGCCGGTGACGCCGTCCAGGGACGACTGCGCGACTCGCTGGACGCGCTGCCTGCGGGCACCCGTGCGGCGGCCAACCAGGCGGTGGGGCACGCCCTGACCTCGTCCATGCACACCGCCTTCATCGTGCTGGCCGTGCTGGCGCTGATCGGCGCTGTGACCACCTACGCCGTGGTGCGCGACCGTGAGCTCGACCGCAGCTGAGCACCCCCGTGCGCCTCGGAGCGCGCGCTTCGGATCACGTTCTTTGGACACATCGCAGAACCCGCAAGGCACATACCGCAAAGCCCCGCACAGCAGTCCCGCTGTGCCACACTGGAGGAGTCAACAGGCCATGCAGAACCGGCAGTTGGGCAACAAGGGCGAAGAGGTCGGCGCGATCGGCCTGGGCTGCATGGGCATGAGCTTCGCCTACAGCCGGACCCGCCGGGACGACGCCGAGTCGATCCGAGTGATCAACCGGGCGATCGACCTGGGGGCCACCCTGATCGACACCGCTGATGTCTACGGCCCCCACACCAACGAGGAGCTGGTGGGCCGGGCGATCCGCGGCCGGCACGAGGAGATCGTGCTGGCCAGCAAGGCGGGACTGGTCATCCGGGACGGCGCCATCGTCCCGGACGGCCGCCCCGAGCACCTGCGCCAGGCCGCCGAGGACTCGCTGCGCCGGCTCGGCGTCGAGCGGATCGACCTCTACCAGCTCCACCGGGTCGACCCGGCCGTTCCGGTCGAGGAGTCCTGGGGCGTGCTGGCGGAGCTGGTCCAGCAGGGCAAGCTCGGCCGGATCGGCCTCTCCGAGGCCACCGTCGAGCAGCTGGCGGCGGCGCACCGGATCCACCCGGTCGCCACCGTCCAGAGCGAGCTCTCGCTCTGGAGCCAGGACCAGCTCGACCAGGTGGTCCCCTGGACCAAGGAGAACGGAGTCGGCTTCATCGCCTACTCGCCGCTCGGCCGGGCCTTCCTGACCGGGGCGATCAGCTCCTCCCGCCAGTTGGAGGACGACGACTGGCGGCGGCAGAACCCGCGCTTCCAGGCGGACGCCATCGAGGCCAACCAGAAGCTGGCCGACAGCGTCGCCGAGGTGGCCGCCCGCTACGGCGCCACCCCGTCCCAGGTCGCCCTGGCCTGGGTGCTGGCCCAGGGCGAGCACATCGTGCCGATCCCCGGCACCAAGCGGCTCGCCTACCTGGAGGA from Kitasatospora azatica KCTC 9699 harbors:
- a CDS encoding putative quinol monooxygenase; translation: MYQIAVAFEIPADRREEFIAAALEDGRNSAADEPGTLRFELVEDAEQPNRFYLNEAYTDEAAFDVHCEGPHFARFFELIKDYAEGPTWLVRGTRITDSVPHQVG
- a CDS encoding aldo/keto reductase — translated: MQNRQLGNKGEEVGAIGLGCMGMSFAYSRTRRDDAESIRVINRAIDLGATLIDTADVYGPHTNEELVGRAIRGRHEEIVLASKAGLVIRDGAIVPDGRPEHLRQAAEDSLRRLGVERIDLYQLHRVDPAVPVEESWGVLAELVQQGKLGRIGLSEATVEQLAAAHRIHPVATVQSELSLWSQDQLDQVVPWTKENGVGFIAYSPLGRAFLTGAISSSRQLEDDDWRRQNPRFQADAIEANQKLADSVAEVAARYGATPSQVALAWVLAQGEHIVPIPGTKRLAYLEENVRGADLTLSAEDLALLSRLGNEAVGTRY
- a CDS encoding NAD(P)-dependent malic enzyme, which gives rise to MTAETTIETIIETTVETQLETTSETPSEAQHAAPIRPYAEPVFELHRGGKMEIRSTIALRDADDLSLAYTPGVARVSSAIAERPELAHRYTWAANTVAVVTDGTAVLGLGDIGPAASLPVMEGKAILFKEFAGVDSVPLALATTDVDEIVRTVRNLAPSFGGINLEDISAPRCFEIEDRLREEIDIPVFHDDQHGTAIVTLAALRNAAKVTGRPLSALRAVVAGAGASGIAVARILLQAGIGDIAVSDSKGMLHPSRTDLNPVKAKLAAESNKAGYTGSTEQALRGADVFIGLSGATVAEEAVAAMAPGAIVFALSNPTPEIHPEAARKHAAVVATGRSDFPNQINNVLAFPGVFRGALDVRARTITEGMKLAAAAAIADIVGDDLTADHIVPSPFDPRVAPAVAAAVAAEARAARVARA
- a CDS encoding FAD-dependent monooxygenase, giving the protein MFEASKTQSDVDVLIVGGGPTGMMAACELLRRGVRVRIIDRAPEASPFPKALLLWPRTLDLLEDLGVLGAAREAALQINAFSYFSDREPLATFEFGEDLAPLCLPQSSTERVIADRLHELGGKVERGVRLLCFDGMDFSGRIDATDGVTAVLEHADGRIERTRVPFVIGADGAGSAVRGQIGTGFNGSTYETAFALVDAKIEGELPPDQALYYQSPKGALVIVALPDGVFRFFSSLAPGEQVSVERMQEIVDERGPQGVTIGEPVWQSVFRVHARHAGDFQLGRVFLIGDAAHVHSPAGGQGLNTGLQDAHNLAWKLAAVLHREAPSDLLLSYGPERSAVAQRVVRDTDIQTRAWLAKTPAKVLARDAAFKVADRSGIFSKLYGPVMAGRRLSYPPVRETQLPAGQTLCKVRSQLPGGLKVGAVLPRPLAIAAGLAGPGTDPLNWTVAVLPGGDPKWLAEVERLAAERPQVRVVRLPRSRAAKHTGCGQPGFYLVRPDGHVAAHGHARDTQRLAAELTAVLGPVAEVPAELSDAA
- a CDS encoding MFS transporter, which produces MSVLTQQRRANPPKARPSGGLSTLIAVALASVMLPLTVTGPAVALPKLATDLAAGVGAAQWVQNAYGVTFAAFLLAAGGLGDRFGRKRILVLGSWLFLAMSLVCGLVSNIVLIDLARAVQGVGAAGVLTSGAAILAASFEGHARTKAFGVLGASFGFGLALGPLVAGALVGSIGWRAVFLMNVVLGVVVLSLLPKVRESRDPNPGRVDWGGLVTFSGSLFLLAMFFVQGPEQGWASPTAIGSLIGFAVFMLLFVLVEGRVQRPMFDLSLFKRPTFIVVVCQPFTITFGFVVLLVYLPQYFQGVGSLSATAAGAVLLPLTIPVLALPLVAGRIATRVPLRVMLAASSALIAAGSLWLVVLQPSSGLSGLIGPLAVFGIGVGSAFGVMDNAAVSVVPVERAGVASGIFNTMRITGESIAIAGAGALLASLAGNRLHGVVPGLSPAQEQKLAGDAVQGRLRDSLDALPAGTRAAANQAVGHALTSSMHTAFIVLAVLALIGAVTTYAVVRDRELDRS